From Rhodovibrio salinarum DSM 9154:
ACCACGCGGACCGGCCGCCCCACCCAGGTCAGCGGCGCCACCGCCGTGGCCGCGCAAACCGCGGGCGCCGAGCAGGACGCGGCGAAGAAGACCGAAGCGGGCGCGCGCAGTGGCAAATCGGCGCAACTTGAGGGCGCCGCCAACAAGCCCCAACAAAGCGATGACCCGACCGCCAAGGCGCTTAAGGACGCCCTGTCCGTCGAGCGCGAGGGCGGTGGACGCCAGCGCCGCGACGACGCCGGCGATCCCCGCACCCAGCGCAGCGAAAGCCGGTCCGCCCCGGCCCGCCAGCAGGCAGGCAGCAGCATGAGCCCTGCCCTGCGCGCGGCTGCGGAGGCCGTGCAACAGCAACTCGGCAACAACGGCACGGCAAATTCAGCCCAGACGGCCACCAACGCAAACGCGTCCCTGGGCCAGGCCAGCCAAGCCGCGCACCGCAACGATGCGCCGGCGCCGCAAGCCGCTTCCGGCGGGCAGACCTTTGACCCGGTGCTGCAGAACACCGGTCCGCAACCAGCTGGGGGCGGCCAGCCCAGCAGCGCCGCGGCGGCTGCGAAGGCGGCAACCGCCACTGGAACGCCAACGCCGACGGCACCGCCGGTCGAGCAAGTCGCCGTGCAGATCCAGCGTGCCGCCGCCCAAGGACAAAGCCGCATGCAAATCCGCCTGAACCCGGCGGAGCTTGGCCGCATCGAGGTCAAGATGGAGGTCCGCGACGATGGACACGTCCGGGCGGTGCTGGCGGTCGACAAGCCGGAGACGCTGCATCTGATGCAGCGTGACCCGGGCGCGCTCGAGCGCGCGTTGCAGGCCGCCGGCCTGAAAACCGACGACGCCAGCCTGAGCTTCAACCTGCGCGACGACGGCAGCGGTCAAGGACAGGGCGACACCGGCAACGGCGACGGTCGCCCGGGCGCAACGGCCGGCCAGCTGGCCGACGCAGGCACAAGCGACGAGCCGGTCCCTGCGGAGGGACTACGCCCAGGCATACCGGCCGACGGCCGCGTCGATATCCGCATCTAACGCCTGATTTTCGCGAACGCCCGCAAGGAGCGCGACAATGGACACCACAGCCTCGGCTGCCGCCGGCCAAAGCCAGAAAACGAGCAGTCAATCCAGTGGACTGAACAGCCAGGGCAAGCTGGCGGAAGACTTCGATACCTTTCTGAACATTCTGGTGACCCAGCTAAACAACCAGGACCCGCTGGAGCCGATGAAGAGCCAGGAGTTCACCAATCAGCTGGTGCAGTTCTCCACGGTCGAGCAGGCGATCGCCACGAACGAAAAGCTCGACCAGATGCTGCAGGCCCAGTCCGGTAACCGTGCGACCCAGGCCGTCAACTATATCGGCAAGGAAATCGTGATCGACGGCAACCAGGTGCAGCTTACTGGCGACGGCGCGGACTTCTCCTATGGCCTGGAGGAAGACGCCGATGCGGTCACGATCGAGATCACGAATGCCGACGGCGAGGTCGTGCGCACCTTGCAGGGCGACACGGGCGCCGGTCAGCACGACGTGAGCTGGGACGGCGAAAGCACCGCTGGGGACGAGCTGCCCGAGGGCGTCTACAACCTCCAGGTCTACGCGGTCGACGGCGACGAGAAGACCGTGAACGCCAGCATCAAGACCCGCGGCGAGGTCACGGGCTTCGAGGTTCGCGACGAACAGATCTACTTCCAGGTCGGGGATGTGGAAGTGCCCTTCGAGCAAGTGACCGCGGTCTACAGCAGCCAGCAACAAACAGCCTCAGCCGAAGAAACCTGAGCCTCAGTTTAGCGCCGTTTCGACGGCGTCCCATCGACTTCTGAACGGGCCGCCTGGCGGTCCTTCGTCCGCGACGCCCGGCACACCGCAACCGGCCGCGGCAGCTACGCAAGGAGAGCGCAGATGAGTATCTACGGTGCGATGTATTCCGGCGTTTCCGGCCTTTCGGCCCAGTCGAACGCTATGGGCATCATTTCCGACAACATCTCCAACGTGAACACGGT
This genomic window contains:
- a CDS encoding flagellar hook assembly protein FlgD, encoding MDTTASAAAGQSQKTSSQSSGLNSQGKLAEDFDTFLNILVTQLNNQDPLEPMKSQEFTNQLVQFSTVEQAIATNEKLDQMLQAQSGNRATQAVNYIGKEIVIDGNQVQLTGDGADFSYGLEEDADAVTIEITNADGEVVRTLQGDTGAGQHDVSWDGESTAGDELPEGVYNLQVYAVDGDEKTVNASIKTRGEVTGFEVRDEQIYFQVGDVEVPFEQVTAVYSSQQQTASAEET
- a CDS encoding flagellar hook-length control protein FliK, producing MTTPPPIAFEPAPKSAPARREPAPNAERAESFADTMRAQRDADRRREDGAAAAAQAANTASQQGANKPQGKAAGDTAKSTDAKAEPASQKTQESTAQSTQDQGTTGKKGADQTTSQLQGEAAKAAARGADSSNGKAANASNKTAAAETAPSQTQAQTAAAAKAAKAATQQAVAEAVKANQASSEGQRIDVAVQTTRTGRPTQVSGATAVAAQTAGAEQDAAKKTEAGARSGKSAQLEGAANKPQQSDDPTAKALKDALSVEREGGGRQRRDDAGDPRTQRSESRSAPARQQAGSSMSPALRAAAEAVQQQLGNNGTANSAQTATNANASLGQASQAAHRNDAPAPQAASGGQTFDPVLQNTGPQPAGGGQPSSAAAAAKAATATGTPTPTAPPVEQVAVQIQRAAAQGQSRMQIRLNPAELGRIEVKMEVRDDGHVRAVLAVDKPETLHLMQRDPGALERALQAAGLKTDDASLSFNLRDDGSGQGQGDTGNGDGRPGATAGQLADAGTSDEPVPAEGLRPGIPADGRVDIRI